The proteins below come from a single Arthrobacter crystallopoietes genomic window:
- a CDS encoding LysR family transcriptional regulator codes for MFTLIQLESFIAVAEELHFGAAAERLNMTQPPLSRQIQLLEKELHAQLFDRTSRRVELTAAGRTLLPSARQILDLSIKTQLDVQRVATGDAGAVTIGYTAIAGQSALPRLLRRSANEQPGVSLLLRELVSTDQMDGLVKGTVDIGLLRPIVARPGIKYRPVMQDRLVIALPAESPLLEEGESLPLQALSGEPLMMYSTSEARYFHDLVLRLFASAGAEPRITQYASQVPALLAFVEAGLGVTLVPASTRAFSPPGVRFREIEGSRGTQALNRVDLEVAWNENNTNPAVLKLLSLLDGNLDDPSSNDSA; via the coding sequence ATGTTTACGCTGATCCAGCTGGAGTCTTTTATCGCGGTAGCTGAGGAGCTTCACTTTGGTGCAGCAGCCGAGCGGCTCAACATGACGCAGCCGCCGCTGAGCCGGCAGATCCAGCTATTGGAAAAGGAACTGCACGCCCAGCTCTTCGACCGCACGAGCCGTAGAGTCGAGCTGACAGCTGCGGGGCGGACGCTGCTGCCCAGCGCCCGCCAGATCCTTGACCTGTCCATCAAAACCCAGCTGGACGTTCAGCGCGTGGCAACAGGAGACGCCGGCGCCGTCACTATTGGCTACACCGCCATCGCAGGCCAGAGCGCGCTGCCCAGGCTCCTGAGACGCTCCGCCAATGAACAGCCAGGCGTCTCCCTGCTGTTGCGCGAATTGGTATCCACGGACCAGATGGACGGACTGGTCAAAGGCACGGTAGATATCGGGTTGCTGCGGCCCATCGTTGCACGGCCGGGCATCAAGTACCGGCCGGTGATGCAGGACCGTCTGGTCATTGCCTTGCCCGCGGAGAGCCCGTTGCTGGAGGAGGGGGAGTCCTTGCCGCTGCAGGCCCTGAGCGGTGAGCCTCTGATGATGTACTCGACCAGCGAGGCCCGTTACTTCCACGACCTGGTGCTGCGGCTGTTTGCCAGCGCCGGCGCGGAGCCCCGGATCACCCAGTACGCCAGCCAGGTCCCGGCACTGTTGGCCTTCGTGGAAGCGGGCTTGGGCGTGACACTGGTTCCGGCGTCAACGCGGGCGTTCTCACCGCCGGGGGTGCGGTTCCGCGAGATCGAGGGCTCCCGCGGTACTCAAGCGCTGAACCGCGTGGACCTTGAAGTGGCGTGGAACGAGAACAATACCAATCCGGCGGTTCTGAAGCTTCTGAGCCTGCTGGACGGGAACCTGGACGACCCGTCCTCCAACGACTCCGCTTAG